In one window of Ptiloglossa arizonensis isolate GNS036 chromosome 5, iyPtiAriz1_principal, whole genome shotgun sequence DNA:
- the LOC143147533 gene encoding DENN domain-containing protein 1A isoform X2 yields MGSRLRDNVQLLFECFCEVAAPLGEKPPWIPQKYPSSFSDEEILKSVPKFAYPCELENLLVQHFSFVLTSIDSKWTFGFCRHDPKTDTALVILSALPWHETFYKLLNNIATLMSNGTGEDVWKFLETVYRSTVPIPGSSISIPVPNSKVYFVCRSPKQFQLPSIPENRNLTEYYSAVDAHNMMIIFASMLYERRIIFTSKRLSRLSACVQACNALIYPMIWQHIYIPVLPLSLIDYLLAPMPFLIGVPAPTLQRVRKSDLGEVVILDADNNTIESPFQDLESLPQDVVTNLKRGLRNRPALLGDGVSRAFLRALVQLTAGYRDALTLEQGQSITFNQNAFVESRPSSMQPFLRKMLELQIFQQFIEERLNMLNSGLGFSDEFEMEACSYSAKSTSKFMQQYREWTYAMRKESSAFFRSVKDKANPAVKYAVKSVKDKGKDMKTAYKGLKWKGRSNRSETGMRFHQPRSAPSSPTLDRRPIDFTSPPKSPNGFTATTSYRKDLRIRNSNFTDSRKQYSPLSPSSPEESDSPPERVNIDLMQELRHVIFPNTPPVDRTLKPVRSLDSLRPAWIGHLRHGPPPSTVITNPIDISSTKTLSHQTSHSILTSSVDQSNILLNANDTLANNALTTVSRTIPFDSLISKTNEVEEETEQSSFLAALQKNAGNPQSSNFLHEVRINEFIKCNYNTTFNLQKLDAKRYKNDFENYSKHATFYTDDVFTNYDLGTDNHSIDACLKNIDPNTHPKENDPFDTSKVFMPLYLQPPIFHATNASMSVNSHVPSHTFSSTSCSALSKDSPEVPDLIRLDSTASNDDFDPLLSKSTEFTSSKQMTQSLHIPEMGEGLSNPLYPYFQPLHKSIDNQQKSADNIGDLDLLQAYGLDFNKFSVSNGDSPTRNSTVCNASDNSISNADNTFSLTLNAPAIKSQNNWTKFE; encoded by the exons ATGGGTTCCAGATTGAG agACAATGTTCAACTTCTCTTTGAATGCTTCTGCGAAGTAGCAGCACCACTAGGAGAAAAACCACCTTGGATACCCCAAAAATACCCTAGTTCTTTTTCGGATGAAGAAATACTCAAGTCCGTCCCTAAATTTGCGTATCCTTGTGAATTAGAAAA ctTGTTGGTGCAGCATTTTTCGTTTGTACTCACTAGTATAGACTCAAAATGGACATTTGGATTTTGTCGGCATGATCCCAAGACAGATACAGCTTTAGTAATTTTAAGCGCATTACCATGGCATGAAACATTTTATAA GCTTTTAAACAATATTGCAACTTTAATGAGTAATGGTACTGGAGAAGATGTTTGGAAATTTCTTGAAACTGTATATAGAAGTACAGTTCCCATTCCTGGTAGTTCTATATCCATTCCTGTACCAAATTCTAAGGTG TATTTTGTTTGTCGAAGTCCAAAACAATTTCAATTACCAAGTATACCAGAAAAT AGAAATTTGACGGAATATTATAGTGCTGTTGATGCTCACAATATGATGATAATATTTGCTAGCATGTTATATGAGCGACGAATTATTTTCACCTCAAAACGTCTTTCAAGATTAAGTGCTTGTGTTCAAGCGTGTAACGCTTTAATTTATCCAATGATTTGGCAACATATATATATTCCAGTTCTGCCATTATCTTTAATAGATTATTTATTGGCGCCAATGCCGTTTTTAATTGGGGTTCCAGCTCCAACACTACAG agaGTACGTAAAAGTGATTTGGGAGAAGTAGTTATTTTGGATGCTGATAATAATACTATAGAGTCTCCTTTTCAAGACTTGGAGTCTTTACCTCAGGACGTA GTGACCAATTTAAAAAGGGGACTACGTAATAGACCTGCACTTCTTGGAGATGGTGTATCGAGAGCATTCTTACGAGCATTAGTGCAATTAACTGCTGGTTATAGGGATGCATTAACTTTAGAGCAAGGTCAAAGCATCACTTTTAATCAAAATGCATTTGTGGAAAGTAGACCATCTTCCATGCAaccttttttacgaaaaatgttggagttacaaatatttcaacaa TTTATAGAAGAAAGACTGAACATGCTTAATTCAGGGCTCGGCTTTTCGGATGAATTCGAAATGGAAGCTTGCAGCTATTCTGCTAAATCCACTAGTAAATTTATGCAACAATATCGAGAATGGACATATGCCATGCGAAAAGAAAGTTCTGCGTTTTTCCGTAGTGTAAAAGACAAG GCCAATCCAGCAGTAAAGTATGCAGTTAAATCA GTGAAAGACAAGGGGAAGGACATGAAAACAGCATACAAAGGCCTAAAATGGAAAG GACGATCGAACAGAAGCGAAACGGGCATGAGATTTCATCAGCCAAGATCTGCACCTAGTTCACCAACATTGGATAGAAGACCTATTGATTTTACTTCACCGCCAAAATCTCCAAATGGTTTTACAGCAACTACTAGTTATAGAAAAGATCTTCGAATACGTAATAGTAATTTTACAGATTCAAG AAAGCAATATTCACCATTAAGCCCTAGTTCTCCGGAAGAATCCGATTCTCCGCCAGAACGAGTGAATATTGATCTTATGCAAGAACTTCGCCACGTGATATTTCCAAATACACCTCCTGTTGATAGAACA TTGAAACCAGTACGCAGTTTAGACAGCTTGAGACCTGCATGGATTGGGCACTTGCGGCACGGCCCTCCACCTAGTACAGTTATCACAAATCCAATTGATATTTCTTCCACAAAAACTTTGTCCCACCAAACATCACATTCCATTTTAACTAGTTCAGTTGATCAGtcgaatattttattgaatGCTAATGATACGTTAGCTAATAATGCTCTGACTACTGTAAGTAGAACAATTCCGTTCGATTCTTTAATCTCAAAAACAAATGAAGTGGAAGAAGAAACTGAACAATCATCATTTCTAGCCGCTTTACAAAAAAATGCAGGCAATCCGCAGTCAAGTAATTTTTTACATGAAGTTCGTATTAATGAATTCATAAAGTGTAATTATAATACAacttttaatttacaaaaattggatgcgaaacgatataaaaatgattttgagaATTACTCAAAACATGCTACATTTTATACCGATGATGTTTTTACAAATTATGATCTAGGAACAGACAACCATTCTATCGACgcgtgtttgaaaaatatagatCCTAATACCCATCCGAAAGAAAACGATCCCTTCGACACGAGCAAAGTGTTTATGCCTCTTTATTTGCAACCGCCAATTTTTCATGCCACAAACGCATCGATGTCTGTTAATTCTCACGTTCCATCCCATACATTCAGTAGTACATCCTGTTCTGCACTTTCAAAG GACTCTCCCGAAGTGCCAGATTTAATTAGATTAGATTCGACAGCGAGCAACGATGACTTTGACCCGCTGCTTTCTAAGTCCACAGAATTTACGAGTTCTAAACAGATGACTCAGTCATTACATATTCCGGAAATGGGCGAGGGCCTTAGTAATCCATTGTATCCGTACTTCCAACCACTgcacaaaagtatcgataaccaaCAAAAATCCGCTGATAATATCGGTGACCTGGATTTGTTACAAGCCTATGGTTTGGACTTTAATAAATTTAGTGTAAGTAACGGCGATTCACCAACGAGAAACTCTACAGTGTGTAATGCATCCGATAACAGTATTAGTAATGCCGATAACACGTTCAGTTTAACGTTAAACGCACCTGCCATTAAATCGCAAAATAATTGGACGAAATTTGAGTAG
- the LOC143147533 gene encoding DENN domain-containing protein 1A isoform X5 — protein sequence MGSRLRDNVQLLFECFCEVAAPLGEKPPWIPQKYPSSFSDEEILKSVPKFAYPCELENLLVQHFSFVLTSIDSKWTFGFCRHDPKTDTALVILSALPWHETFYKLLNNIATLMSNGTGEDVWKFLETVYRSTVPIPGSSISIPVPNSKVYFVCRSPKQFQLPSIPENRNLTEYYSAVDAHNMMIIFASMLYERRIIFTSKRLSRLSACVQACNALIYPMIWQHIYIPVLPLSLIDYLLAPMPFLIGVPAPTLQRVRKSDLGEVVILDADNNTIESPFQDLESLPQDVVTNLKRGLRNRPALLGDGVSRAFLRALVQLTAGYRDALTLEQGQSITFNQNAFVESRPSSMQPFLRKMLELQIFQQFIEERLNMLNSGLGFSDEFEMEACSYSAKSTSKFMQQYREWTYAMRKESSAFFRSVKDKANPAVKYAVKSVKDKGKDMKTAYKGLKWKGRSNRSETGMRFHQPRSAPSSPTLDRRPIDFTSPPKSPNGFTATTSYRKDLRIRNSNFTDSSRKQYSPLSPSSPEESDSPPERVNIDLMQELRHVIFPNTPPVDRTDSPEVPDLIRLDSTASNDDFDPLLSKSTEFTSSKQMTQSLHIPEMGEGLSNPLYPYFQPLHKSIDNQQKSADNIGDLDLLQAYGLDFNKFSVSNGDSPTRNSTVCNASDNSISNADNTFSLTLNAPAIKSQNNWTKFE from the exons ATGGGTTCCAGATTGAG agACAATGTTCAACTTCTCTTTGAATGCTTCTGCGAAGTAGCAGCACCACTAGGAGAAAAACCACCTTGGATACCCCAAAAATACCCTAGTTCTTTTTCGGATGAAGAAATACTCAAGTCCGTCCCTAAATTTGCGTATCCTTGTGAATTAGAAAA ctTGTTGGTGCAGCATTTTTCGTTTGTACTCACTAGTATAGACTCAAAATGGACATTTGGATTTTGTCGGCATGATCCCAAGACAGATACAGCTTTAGTAATTTTAAGCGCATTACCATGGCATGAAACATTTTATAA GCTTTTAAACAATATTGCAACTTTAATGAGTAATGGTACTGGAGAAGATGTTTGGAAATTTCTTGAAACTGTATATAGAAGTACAGTTCCCATTCCTGGTAGTTCTATATCCATTCCTGTACCAAATTCTAAGGTG TATTTTGTTTGTCGAAGTCCAAAACAATTTCAATTACCAAGTATACCAGAAAAT AGAAATTTGACGGAATATTATAGTGCTGTTGATGCTCACAATATGATGATAATATTTGCTAGCATGTTATATGAGCGACGAATTATTTTCACCTCAAAACGTCTTTCAAGATTAAGTGCTTGTGTTCAAGCGTGTAACGCTTTAATTTATCCAATGATTTGGCAACATATATATATTCCAGTTCTGCCATTATCTTTAATAGATTATTTATTGGCGCCAATGCCGTTTTTAATTGGGGTTCCAGCTCCAACACTACAG agaGTACGTAAAAGTGATTTGGGAGAAGTAGTTATTTTGGATGCTGATAATAATACTATAGAGTCTCCTTTTCAAGACTTGGAGTCTTTACCTCAGGACGTA GTGACCAATTTAAAAAGGGGACTACGTAATAGACCTGCACTTCTTGGAGATGGTGTATCGAGAGCATTCTTACGAGCATTAGTGCAATTAACTGCTGGTTATAGGGATGCATTAACTTTAGAGCAAGGTCAAAGCATCACTTTTAATCAAAATGCATTTGTGGAAAGTAGACCATCTTCCATGCAaccttttttacgaaaaatgttggagttacaaatatttcaacaa TTTATAGAAGAAAGACTGAACATGCTTAATTCAGGGCTCGGCTTTTCGGATGAATTCGAAATGGAAGCTTGCAGCTATTCTGCTAAATCCACTAGTAAATTTATGCAACAATATCGAGAATGGACATATGCCATGCGAAAAGAAAGTTCTGCGTTTTTCCGTAGTGTAAAAGACAAG GCCAATCCAGCAGTAAAGTATGCAGTTAAATCA GTGAAAGACAAGGGGAAGGACATGAAAACAGCATACAAAGGCCTAAAATGGAAAG GACGATCGAACAGAAGCGAAACGGGCATGAGATTTCATCAGCCAAGATCTGCACCTAGTTCACCAACATTGGATAGAAGACCTATTGATTTTACTTCACCGCCAAAATCTCCAAATGGTTTTACAGCAACTACTAGTTATAGAAAAGATCTTCGAATACGTAATAGTAATTTTACAGATTCAAG CAGAAAGCAATATTCACCATTAAGCCCTAGTTCTCCGGAAGAATCCGATTCTCCGCCAGAACGAGTGAATATTGATCTTATGCAAGAACTTCGCCACGTGATATTTCCAAATACACCTCCTGTTGATAGAACA GACTCTCCCGAAGTGCCAGATTTAATTAGATTAGATTCGACAGCGAGCAACGATGACTTTGACCCGCTGCTTTCTAAGTCCACAGAATTTACGAGTTCTAAACAGATGACTCAGTCATTACATATTCCGGAAATGGGCGAGGGCCTTAGTAATCCATTGTATCCGTACTTCCAACCACTgcacaaaagtatcgataaccaaCAAAAATCCGCTGATAATATCGGTGACCTGGATTTGTTACAAGCCTATGGTTTGGACTTTAATAAATTTAGTGTAAGTAACGGCGATTCACCAACGAGAAACTCTACAGTGTGTAATGCATCCGATAACAGTATTAGTAATGCCGATAACACGTTCAGTTTAACGTTAAACGCACCTGCCATTAAATCGCAAAATAATTGGACGAAATTTGAGTAG
- the LOC143147533 gene encoding uncharacterized protein LOC143147533 isoform X3, with protein MGSRLRDNVQLLFECFCEVAAPLGEKPPWIPQKYPSSFSDEEILKSVPKFAYPCELENLLVQHFSFVLTSIDSKWTFGFCRHDPKTDTALVILSALPWHETFYKLLNNIATLMSNGTGEDVWKFLETVYRSTVPIPGSSISIPVPNSKVYFVCRSPKQFQLPSIPENRNLTEYYSAVDAHNMMIIFASMLYERRIIFTSKRLSRLSACVQACNALIYPMIWQHIYIPVLPLSLIDYLLAPMPFLIGVPAPTLQRVRKSDLGEVVILDADNNTIESPFQDLESLPQDVVTNLKRGLRNRPALLGDGVSRAFLRALVQLTAGYRDALTLEQGQSITFNQNAFVESRPSSMQPFLRKMLELQIFQQFIEERLNMLNSGLGFSDEFEMEACSYSAKSTSKFMQQYREWTYAMRKESSAFFRSVKDKVKDKGKDMKTAYKGLKWKGRSNRSETGMRFHQPRSAPSSPTLDRRPIDFTSPPKSPNGFTATTSYRKDLRIRNSNFTDSSRKQYSPLSPSSPEESDSPPERVNIDLMQELRHVIFPNTPPVDRTLKPVRSLDSLRPAWIGHLRHGPPPSTVITNPIDISSTKTLSHQTSHSILTSSVDQSNILLNANDTLANNALTTVSRTIPFDSLISKTNEVEEETEQSSFLAALQKNAGNPQSSNFLHEVRINEFIKCNYNTTFNLQKLDAKRYKNDFENYSKHATFYTDDVFTNYDLGTDNHSIDACLKNIDPNTHPKENDPFDTSKVFMPLYLQPPIFHATNASMSVNSHVPSHTFSSTSCSALSKDSPEVPDLIRLDSTASNDDFDPLLSKSTEFTSSKQMTQSLHIPEMGEGLSNPLYPYFQPLHKSIDNQQKSADNIGDLDLLQAYGLDFNKFSVSNGDSPTRNSTVCNASDNSISNADNTFSLTLNAPAIKSQNNWTKFE; from the exons ATGGGTTCCAGATTGAG agACAATGTTCAACTTCTCTTTGAATGCTTCTGCGAAGTAGCAGCACCACTAGGAGAAAAACCACCTTGGATACCCCAAAAATACCCTAGTTCTTTTTCGGATGAAGAAATACTCAAGTCCGTCCCTAAATTTGCGTATCCTTGTGAATTAGAAAA ctTGTTGGTGCAGCATTTTTCGTTTGTACTCACTAGTATAGACTCAAAATGGACATTTGGATTTTGTCGGCATGATCCCAAGACAGATACAGCTTTAGTAATTTTAAGCGCATTACCATGGCATGAAACATTTTATAA GCTTTTAAACAATATTGCAACTTTAATGAGTAATGGTACTGGAGAAGATGTTTGGAAATTTCTTGAAACTGTATATAGAAGTACAGTTCCCATTCCTGGTAGTTCTATATCCATTCCTGTACCAAATTCTAAGGTG TATTTTGTTTGTCGAAGTCCAAAACAATTTCAATTACCAAGTATACCAGAAAAT AGAAATTTGACGGAATATTATAGTGCTGTTGATGCTCACAATATGATGATAATATTTGCTAGCATGTTATATGAGCGACGAATTATTTTCACCTCAAAACGTCTTTCAAGATTAAGTGCTTGTGTTCAAGCGTGTAACGCTTTAATTTATCCAATGATTTGGCAACATATATATATTCCAGTTCTGCCATTATCTTTAATAGATTATTTATTGGCGCCAATGCCGTTTTTAATTGGGGTTCCAGCTCCAACACTACAG agaGTACGTAAAAGTGATTTGGGAGAAGTAGTTATTTTGGATGCTGATAATAATACTATAGAGTCTCCTTTTCAAGACTTGGAGTCTTTACCTCAGGACGTA GTGACCAATTTAAAAAGGGGACTACGTAATAGACCTGCACTTCTTGGAGATGGTGTATCGAGAGCATTCTTACGAGCATTAGTGCAATTAACTGCTGGTTATAGGGATGCATTAACTTTAGAGCAAGGTCAAAGCATCACTTTTAATCAAAATGCATTTGTGGAAAGTAGACCATCTTCCATGCAaccttttttacgaaaaatgttggagttacaaatatttcaacaa TTTATAGAAGAAAGACTGAACATGCTTAATTCAGGGCTCGGCTTTTCGGATGAATTCGAAATGGAAGCTTGCAGCTATTCTGCTAAATCCACTAGTAAATTTATGCAACAATATCGAGAATGGACATATGCCATGCGAAAAGAAAGTTCTGCGTTTTTCCGTAGTGTAAAAGACAAG GTGAAAGACAAGGGGAAGGACATGAAAACAGCATACAAAGGCCTAAAATGGAAAG GACGATCGAACAGAAGCGAAACGGGCATGAGATTTCATCAGCCAAGATCTGCACCTAGTTCACCAACATTGGATAGAAGACCTATTGATTTTACTTCACCGCCAAAATCTCCAAATGGTTTTACAGCAACTACTAGTTATAGAAAAGATCTTCGAATACGTAATAGTAATTTTACAGATTCAAG CAGAAAGCAATATTCACCATTAAGCCCTAGTTCTCCGGAAGAATCCGATTCTCCGCCAGAACGAGTGAATATTGATCTTATGCAAGAACTTCGCCACGTGATATTTCCAAATACACCTCCTGTTGATAGAACA TTGAAACCAGTACGCAGTTTAGACAGCTTGAGACCTGCATGGATTGGGCACTTGCGGCACGGCCCTCCACCTAGTACAGTTATCACAAATCCAATTGATATTTCTTCCACAAAAACTTTGTCCCACCAAACATCACATTCCATTTTAACTAGTTCAGTTGATCAGtcgaatattttattgaatGCTAATGATACGTTAGCTAATAATGCTCTGACTACTGTAAGTAGAACAATTCCGTTCGATTCTTTAATCTCAAAAACAAATGAAGTGGAAGAAGAAACTGAACAATCATCATTTCTAGCCGCTTTACAAAAAAATGCAGGCAATCCGCAGTCAAGTAATTTTTTACATGAAGTTCGTATTAATGAATTCATAAAGTGTAATTATAATACAacttttaatttacaaaaattggatgcgaaacgatataaaaatgattttgagaATTACTCAAAACATGCTACATTTTATACCGATGATGTTTTTACAAATTATGATCTAGGAACAGACAACCATTCTATCGACgcgtgtttgaaaaatatagatCCTAATACCCATCCGAAAGAAAACGATCCCTTCGACACGAGCAAAGTGTTTATGCCTCTTTATTTGCAACCGCCAATTTTTCATGCCACAAACGCATCGATGTCTGTTAATTCTCACGTTCCATCCCATACATTCAGTAGTACATCCTGTTCTGCACTTTCAAAG GACTCTCCCGAAGTGCCAGATTTAATTAGATTAGATTCGACAGCGAGCAACGATGACTTTGACCCGCTGCTTTCTAAGTCCACAGAATTTACGAGTTCTAAACAGATGACTCAGTCATTACATATTCCGGAAATGGGCGAGGGCCTTAGTAATCCATTGTATCCGTACTTCCAACCACTgcacaaaagtatcgataaccaaCAAAAATCCGCTGATAATATCGGTGACCTGGATTTGTTACAAGCCTATGGTTTGGACTTTAATAAATTTAGTGTAAGTAACGGCGATTCACCAACGAGAAACTCTACAGTGTGTAATGCATCCGATAACAGTATTAGTAATGCCGATAACACGTTCAGTTTAACGTTAAACGCACCTGCCATTAAATCGCAAAATAATTGGACGAAATTTGAGTAG
- the LOC143147533 gene encoding DENN domain-containing protein 1A isoform X1, whose amino-acid sequence MGSRLRDNVQLLFECFCEVAAPLGEKPPWIPQKYPSSFSDEEILKSVPKFAYPCELENLLVQHFSFVLTSIDSKWTFGFCRHDPKTDTALVILSALPWHETFYKLLNNIATLMSNGTGEDVWKFLETVYRSTVPIPGSSISIPVPNSKVYFVCRSPKQFQLPSIPENRNLTEYYSAVDAHNMMIIFASMLYERRIIFTSKRLSRLSACVQACNALIYPMIWQHIYIPVLPLSLIDYLLAPMPFLIGVPAPTLQRVRKSDLGEVVILDADNNTIESPFQDLESLPQDVVTNLKRGLRNRPALLGDGVSRAFLRALVQLTAGYRDALTLEQGQSITFNQNAFVESRPSSMQPFLRKMLELQIFQQFIEERLNMLNSGLGFSDEFEMEACSYSAKSTSKFMQQYREWTYAMRKESSAFFRSVKDKANPAVKYAVKSVKDKGKDMKTAYKGLKWKGRSNRSETGMRFHQPRSAPSSPTLDRRPIDFTSPPKSPNGFTATTSYRKDLRIRNSNFTDSSRKQYSPLSPSSPEESDSPPERVNIDLMQELRHVIFPNTPPVDRTLKPVRSLDSLRPAWIGHLRHGPPPSTVITNPIDISSTKTLSHQTSHSILTSSVDQSNILLNANDTLANNALTTVSRTIPFDSLISKTNEVEEETEQSSFLAALQKNAGNPQSSNFLHEVRINEFIKCNYNTTFNLQKLDAKRYKNDFENYSKHATFYTDDVFTNYDLGTDNHSIDACLKNIDPNTHPKENDPFDTSKVFMPLYLQPPIFHATNASMSVNSHVPSHTFSSTSCSALSKDSPEVPDLIRLDSTASNDDFDPLLSKSTEFTSSKQMTQSLHIPEMGEGLSNPLYPYFQPLHKSIDNQQKSADNIGDLDLLQAYGLDFNKFSVSNGDSPTRNSTVCNASDNSISNADNTFSLTLNAPAIKSQNNWTKFE is encoded by the exons ATGGGTTCCAGATTGAG agACAATGTTCAACTTCTCTTTGAATGCTTCTGCGAAGTAGCAGCACCACTAGGAGAAAAACCACCTTGGATACCCCAAAAATACCCTAGTTCTTTTTCGGATGAAGAAATACTCAAGTCCGTCCCTAAATTTGCGTATCCTTGTGAATTAGAAAA ctTGTTGGTGCAGCATTTTTCGTTTGTACTCACTAGTATAGACTCAAAATGGACATTTGGATTTTGTCGGCATGATCCCAAGACAGATACAGCTTTAGTAATTTTAAGCGCATTACCATGGCATGAAACATTTTATAA GCTTTTAAACAATATTGCAACTTTAATGAGTAATGGTACTGGAGAAGATGTTTGGAAATTTCTTGAAACTGTATATAGAAGTACAGTTCCCATTCCTGGTAGTTCTATATCCATTCCTGTACCAAATTCTAAGGTG TATTTTGTTTGTCGAAGTCCAAAACAATTTCAATTACCAAGTATACCAGAAAAT AGAAATTTGACGGAATATTATAGTGCTGTTGATGCTCACAATATGATGATAATATTTGCTAGCATGTTATATGAGCGACGAATTATTTTCACCTCAAAACGTCTTTCAAGATTAAGTGCTTGTGTTCAAGCGTGTAACGCTTTAATTTATCCAATGATTTGGCAACATATATATATTCCAGTTCTGCCATTATCTTTAATAGATTATTTATTGGCGCCAATGCCGTTTTTAATTGGGGTTCCAGCTCCAACACTACAG agaGTACGTAAAAGTGATTTGGGAGAAGTAGTTATTTTGGATGCTGATAATAATACTATAGAGTCTCCTTTTCAAGACTTGGAGTCTTTACCTCAGGACGTA GTGACCAATTTAAAAAGGGGACTACGTAATAGACCTGCACTTCTTGGAGATGGTGTATCGAGAGCATTCTTACGAGCATTAGTGCAATTAACTGCTGGTTATAGGGATGCATTAACTTTAGAGCAAGGTCAAAGCATCACTTTTAATCAAAATGCATTTGTGGAAAGTAGACCATCTTCCATGCAaccttttttacgaaaaatgttggagttacaaatatttcaacaa TTTATAGAAGAAAGACTGAACATGCTTAATTCAGGGCTCGGCTTTTCGGATGAATTCGAAATGGAAGCTTGCAGCTATTCTGCTAAATCCACTAGTAAATTTATGCAACAATATCGAGAATGGACATATGCCATGCGAAAAGAAAGTTCTGCGTTTTTCCGTAGTGTAAAAGACAAG GCCAATCCAGCAGTAAAGTATGCAGTTAAATCA GTGAAAGACAAGGGGAAGGACATGAAAACAGCATACAAAGGCCTAAAATGGAAAG GACGATCGAACAGAAGCGAAACGGGCATGAGATTTCATCAGCCAAGATCTGCACCTAGTTCACCAACATTGGATAGAAGACCTATTGATTTTACTTCACCGCCAAAATCTCCAAATGGTTTTACAGCAACTACTAGTTATAGAAAAGATCTTCGAATACGTAATAGTAATTTTACAGATTCAAG CAGAAAGCAATATTCACCATTAAGCCCTAGTTCTCCGGAAGAATCCGATTCTCCGCCAGAACGAGTGAATATTGATCTTATGCAAGAACTTCGCCACGTGATATTTCCAAATACACCTCCTGTTGATAGAACA TTGAAACCAGTACGCAGTTTAGACAGCTTGAGACCTGCATGGATTGGGCACTTGCGGCACGGCCCTCCACCTAGTACAGTTATCACAAATCCAATTGATATTTCTTCCACAAAAACTTTGTCCCACCAAACATCACATTCCATTTTAACTAGTTCAGTTGATCAGtcgaatattttattgaatGCTAATGATACGTTAGCTAATAATGCTCTGACTACTGTAAGTAGAACAATTCCGTTCGATTCTTTAATCTCAAAAACAAATGAAGTGGAAGAAGAAACTGAACAATCATCATTTCTAGCCGCTTTACAAAAAAATGCAGGCAATCCGCAGTCAAGTAATTTTTTACATGAAGTTCGTATTAATGAATTCATAAAGTGTAATTATAATACAacttttaatttacaaaaattggatgcgaaacgatataaaaatgattttgagaATTACTCAAAACATGCTACATTTTATACCGATGATGTTTTTACAAATTATGATCTAGGAACAGACAACCATTCTATCGACgcgtgtttgaaaaatatagatCCTAATACCCATCCGAAAGAAAACGATCCCTTCGACACGAGCAAAGTGTTTATGCCTCTTTATTTGCAACCGCCAATTTTTCATGCCACAAACGCATCGATGTCTGTTAATTCTCACGTTCCATCCCATACATTCAGTAGTACATCCTGTTCTGCACTTTCAAAG GACTCTCCCGAAGTGCCAGATTTAATTAGATTAGATTCGACAGCGAGCAACGATGACTTTGACCCGCTGCTTTCTAAGTCCACAGAATTTACGAGTTCTAAACAGATGACTCAGTCATTACATATTCCGGAAATGGGCGAGGGCCTTAGTAATCCATTGTATCCGTACTTCCAACCACTgcacaaaagtatcgataaccaaCAAAAATCCGCTGATAATATCGGTGACCTGGATTTGTTACAAGCCTATGGTTTGGACTTTAATAAATTTAGTGTAAGTAACGGCGATTCACCAACGAGAAACTCTACAGTGTGTAATGCATCCGATAACAGTATTAGTAATGCCGATAACACGTTCAGTTTAACGTTAAACGCACCTGCCATTAAATCGCAAAATAATTGGACGAAATTTGAGTAG